The sequence ttttatatttgaatcttctttttcgagctaaaaatggaacgtccttcaatatcttaaccttgttgcccagaaagtccaagtccacattgtacaaattatataagatggtgtcccgagtcgtcttagatgaaaagtcaataataatcttgtgaggcagctgatgcttcgttgcatattttgaagatgtccgacggacttccaaattATCgccttttaactcttctttagttgcctttgcgaatgacgccaaaagttccgatacCAAATCCTTTaatttttcactttcctcctccttcacattctgaagacacaataccgtctgagcacaatccacttgtagtcctatcaattgattctccaaaagctttgcttctttgtttgttgctttcatgagtacagCATTTTCCCGAGCAAGTTGCTCTGCCCCAAACgctgcatctttaatggttttcacttcattctcaactgagccaaccctttgtccgatgtCATTTAGCTTATccacaaagggcttcatagcttcaacgaccgaccgtttaaccacctgtattgtcgaaggctttcacggccggagaacgatggttgttgggggttttctgggctgtattgccgtggtcttggcattgtagttcctgacgtttcgccagcagctgtggctggcatcttttccacactgcgacactgagagatctctgtcttttggtgctacacctctgaagatgccagccacagctgctggcgaaacgtcaggaactacaatgccaagaccacggcaatacagcccggaaaacccccaacaaccatcgtttaaccacctcttcaagagtttctcccttcccctgtaatgtcgccaaaaccgatttgctcacagcagggctctgctttttcgtcgctatcttaggggggggggggagtccgccaactaagttccgaaactcagtgaaggggaaAATATCcagaccttcttagcttcaactcccaccaatccttcgcatatgcttgaaataacagaagagattcgcttacttacaggttttcaccttaaatctgcttgttgccgttctccatggcctggcagcacacgatgtgctgcgcaagtctgccggcctccataggagcaaacgggcaatttaccccctgcatcgacttcagggggctcttcccgcagtgctccggaccctgacccccctgactgggagtcttgggggttaaccctcacaggtcaaccacctggtcaagctgctcggacgcttcctcccggacctgcggagaggagcgtccgacatggccgggaaaacgaaaatgAATCTCCCcagtgttttaattattgttgcatttttatatgtatttttacttgtttttaatttttaaattgtgtttttggttggttttaatagttAGTTATAAAGATGTGTTATACTATGTATACTTTTAATcttttagccaccttggtggcccagaTATCGGCAGAAAGGGGatgtaaattttgtaaataaatacattggtaGATTAATGGGGCACCCTACAGAAAGTATCTTAATCTTCAGTTGGGCATTCTATATTTCCAGTTTTTTCTACATGCAGCTTCGTCTCTCTTATATCACAGGTCTCAAGCCAGTCCATAGCGTATTTGCTAAGGCAATGCTCTCTTAGAattctctgttttatttttcatatttgtaATTATGAAATAAAGGTTTCTAATTATTTTATGCTTGGGCCTTTTATTGGCTGAGTTTTTATTGGTTTCttaattttaatgcttttaagTTTTTATGAGTTTATCTTGTTTCTTGAGCTTTTTTGAGGTCTGAAGCaacagcatatacatttttaaattaaacaGTAAAATAATTCTTTCTCCAAGGACCTCAGGGGGACATGCATGGATGGGCTGCCTAAGGTTTCTGACAGGTCTGAAAACTGCAGGGATTTTTGGGCTAGTGGAAATTTGGGCTACATGGAAATTTGAGAATGAGGGGTTTGTATTTAGACTGTCACCATTATGCAATGCCACTACAGCTGGAAACATTCCTAGATAAGAAAATTTTGCATTCCAACATACTGTCTTGGATTTATGATGAGAAAATTAAATGCATGACATATGTATTAAAAACATTGTCCTCTCAGAGAATAAATGAATGATATAGGGTCAATTTAGCTTAGTTGACATACCTTTCTTTTCGTATTGCCTTAGCAACAGCTGCGTTTGTACTCACGTTGTTTTTCATTTTCCTAGATCAAGAAGAGACAGCAAGACATTGTACGATTTCTAGAAGCCAACAAGATTGAGTTTGAAGAGGTGGATATCACCATGTTGGAAGAGCAAAGACGCTGGATGTATAAGCATATTCCTCAAGACAAGCAGCCGGCACAAGGCAACCCATTGCCCCCTCAGATTTTTAGAGATGATCAGTACTGTGGAGTAAGTCACTTTATGTTCCTGCTTTTCTGCCTAAATTAGACTAGGCCACAGAGGGCCTTAAACCTTGGGTCAAACCTTTCGCTCATCAATAACACCTACATCTTGTTGAGATTAACCTTCAGTTTATTCGCCCACGTCCACTCCCAAATTGCATCCGGGTATTGGCTCAATGTTTCTACagccaccctgggaagaaccagaAGTGCAGGATAGAgatgagtgtcatccacatattggtaacAACTGTTTTTGTATCTCTAGATGATCTGAATCAggggtttcatgtagatgttagaGCATAGGGGACGAGATGGAACCTTGAAGGATCCTAGGGGCCAAGgtgctgagcagcagtcccccagttCCACTTTTTAAAACCTACATTCCAGGTAGGACTGGCATCATCATGAAACAGTGCCTTCCCAGCCCAGCCCAAAAAGTCCGTCCAGAAGGATAACAATTATTGTTATCAGAAACCACCAAGAGGTTCATGAGAATTGACAGAGTCATGCTGCCTTAGTCTATCTCACAGTGCAGGATATCTTCCATGGAAGCCAGGCCTGTTTCAATCCCATAATCAGGGCTAAAAGACTGT is a genomic window of Eublepharis macularius isolate TG4126 chromosome 1, MPM_Emac_v1.0, whole genome shotgun sequence containing:
- the SH3BGRL2 gene encoding SH3 domain-binding glutamic acid-rich-like protein 2 → MVIRVFIASSSCSVTIKKRQQDIVRFLEANKIEFEEVDITMLEEQRRWMYKHIPQDKQPAQGNPLPPQIFRDDQYCGDYDSFFEAKESNTVFTFLGMKPSLASKESES